A genomic stretch from Mya arenaria isolate MELC-2E11 chromosome 10, ASM2691426v1 includes:
- the LOC128204287 gene encoding cell death abnormality protein 1-like: MTPTGDVDVDGKNDVGSRNIGHQNVHRDGYWGESCIGICAVGCVDRKCNTTNGFCSCLTNYYGNKCDGQCSDNCVPSTCVGDSGNCVCKQRYFGAACRSKCGNYCADCTNVTSCSLCETGKFGDTCQSFCQCDGNAECDIVTGECLPCGTDCLSCNNNVCTSCVTGKYGSRCEHTCSSTCYDVCNIEGNCQSCKSGHHGHRCEFECNCEFGCDQLQGQCLNEACPRNCNGSCDVSSQTCNSCNLGYHGTYCNLTCPGKCADSRCYTNGSCLSCEAGYYGNSCNMECKQSCKSNTCRRNDGLCEVCPANCVSCESKSTCTHCRESKYGQICHLSCNDECTYKMCNIKGVCFNCSSLSAFGSYCNLSCNHDCYLSTCDRYTGTCNSCKNNSVFGMFCNEACSQYCLGNECKRGSGVCLNGCSDGYFGTKCDQECSQGCRNNSGTICDLEGACLGGCTEGYVGKRCISDTKTDELSNTTTIAAIGGGIGGVVVIAAIVVTILFLLRKRRTRKPYEEYTDGVGNEHHLIGPVSEGDNKAKTSPQTSGYSPARYDTAANIVRIGESLEAREEDELEIDLGEERRTQKRKLAKKVEENVYYIRLQDIEKRKVKVEEMAAFVAEKTLAYYEEEFDKFSDGLTRSCDVAKLPLNRAKNRYKGLYAYDDTRVKVTGFDTDYINANYIDGFKERNAYIASLGPMSKQMGDFGMFWNMIWQQKVEKIVMVTNLMEDGKEKCEQYWPNVGITINYSGVMVTCQSENEYADFTRRLLLLNDGKSERQLHHLHFTAWPDRGIPEDVTALIEFRHRVLHSPALLGGPTLVHCRCRLFINYYSFA, translated from the exons ATGACGCCGACTGGTGATGTTGACGTCGACGGCAAAAATGACGTAGGAAGCAGAAATATCGGCCACCAAAACGTACACAGAG ACGGTTATTGGGGTGAAAGCTGTATTGGAATATGTGCAGTAGGGTGTGTTGATAGAAAGTGCAATACTACTAACGGGTTTTGTTCTTGTCTTACGAACTATTACGGAAATAAATGCGATGGACAATGTTCCGACAATTGCGTTCCTTCCACTTGCGTGGGTGATAGCGGTAATTGTGTATGTAAACAACGTTATTTTGGGGCAGCGTGTCGCTCAAAATGTGGCAATTATTGCGCCGATTGTACAAATGTCACGTCATGCTCATTGTGTGAAACAGGGAAGTTCGGTGATACGTGTCAATCCTTTTGTCAATGCGATGGCAATGCAGAATGTGATATTGTAACAGGGGAGTGTCTCCCTTGTGGAACAGACTGTTTGTCTTGCAATAATAACGTGTGCACGTCATGTGTAACTGGAAAATATGGAAGTCGATGTGAGCATACGTGCTCGTCTACTTGCTATGATGTGTGTAACATTGAAGGGAATTGTCAGTCGTGTAAGTCAGGGCATCATGGTCATCGCTgtgaatttgaatgcaattgTGAGTTCGGGTGCGATCAACTTCAAGGCCAATGTTTGAATGAAGCTTGCCCAAGAAACTGTAATGGTAGCTGTGATGTTTCTTCACAGACATGTAATTCATGTAATCTTGGTTATCACGGAACATATTGCAACTTAACTTGCCCTGGTAAATGTGCTGATTCACGTTGTTATACAAATGGTAGCTGTTTGTCATGTGAAGCGGGATATTACGGTAACAGTTGCAACATGGAATGCAAACAGAGCTGTAAAAGTAATACTTGTCGTCGGAATGATGGATTATGTGAGGTCTGCCCAGCAAACTGTGTATCATGTGAATCCAAATCTACTTGTACGCATTGCAGAGAATCTAAATATGGACAAATCTGCCATTTATCTTGCAACGACGAGTGTACATATAAAATGTGCAATATCAAAGGTGtctgtttcaattgttcttcgTTATCTGCTTTTGGTAGTTACTGCAATTTATCATGCAATCATGACTGTTATTTGTCTACTTGTGATAGATACACAGGTACTTGTAATAGCTGTAAAAATAACTCAGTGTTTGGAATGTTTTGCAATGAAGCATGTAGTCAGTATTGTCTTGGTAACGAATGTAAACGAGGGAGTGGGGTGTGCTTAAACGGATGCAGTGATGGTTACTTTGGAACTAAATGTGATCAGGAATGTTCTCAAGGATGCCGAAATAATTCAGGAACAATATGTGATCTAGAAGGTGCATGTCTTGGAGGATGCACTGAAGGATACGTTGGCAAACGATGCATATCAG ACACCAAAACGGATGAGTTATCAAATACTACAACTATTGCTGCAATTGGTGGAGGCATAGGAGGTGTTGTTGTGATTGCTGCCATTGTAGTGACGATCCTTTTCTTACTCAGAAAAAG GAGAACACGAAAACCGTATGAGGAATACACAGACGGTGTTGGTAACGAACATCACTTAATCGGACCTGTTTCTGAAG GAGATAATAAAGCGAAAACATCACCACAGACATCAGGATATAGTCCTGCTAGGTATGACACAGCTGCAAATATTGTAAGGATCGGTGAATCTTTGGAAGCCCGCGAAGAGGATGAACTTGAAATAG ACTTGGGCGAAGAGAGGAGAACACAGAAAAGGAAACTGGCCAAGAAGGTTGAGGAGAACGTTTACTACATCCGGTTACAGGATATCGAGAAACGAAAAGTGAAAGTGGAGGAAATGGCGGCTTTTGTTGCTGAAAAGACTCTGGCCTACTATGAGGAGGAATTTGAt AAATTCTCTGACGGCCTCACAAGAAGCTGTGACGTTGCCAAATTACCTCTAAACAGGGCGAAAAACAGATACAAGGGATTATATGCCT ATGATGATACAAGGGTGAAAGTGACTGGTTTTGACACTGACTACATAAATGCTAACTATATCGAT GGCTTCAAGGAGAGAAATGCGTATATTGCTTCGCTTG GTCCAATGTCGAAACAGATGGGAGACTTTGGCATGTTTTGGAATATGATTTGGCAACAGAAGGTGGAGAAGATCGTCATGGTTACAAACTTGATGGAGGATGGG AAAGAAAAATGCGAGCAGTACTGGCCCAATGTTGGGATCACTATAAACTACAGCGGGGTGATGGTCACCTGTCAGAGCGAGAATGAGTATGCAGATTTCACGAGAAGGTTGCTGCTCTTAAATgat GGCAAATCTGAGCGGCAGCTGCACCACCTCCACTTCACGGCCTGGCCTGATAGGGGAATCCCAGAGGACGTAACAGCGCTGATTGAGTTCCGACATAGAGTGCTCCATTCTCCTGCCCTTCTCGGCGGTCCAACGCTGGTCCATTGCAGGTGTagattgtttataaattattattcatttgctTAG